A single region of the Streptomyces sp. NBC_00425 genome encodes:
- a CDS encoding type I restriction-modification system subunit M has protein sequence MITGELKSKIDRLWDAFWSGGISNPLEVIEQITYLMFIRRLDILEQAKENRANRTGRPVENPIYTDGTQVLRWSVFINESPENMLTRVRDGVFPWLRTLGGEESTYAHHMKDARFTITTSNLLTKAVDMINGIDMGDKDTKGDLYEYMLGKIATAGQNGQFRTPRHIIQLMVEMMAPQPGDEICDPACGTAGFLVASAEYVERTHREALFEPSQRQHFNESMFHGFDFDSTMLRIGSMNMLLHSVENPDIRYRDSLAQSAAGEADRYSLILANPPFAGSLDYDATAADLQKVVKTKKTELLFLALFLRLLKPGGRAAVIVPDGVLFGSSKAHKDLRKLLVEGHKLDSVVKLPGGVFKPYAGVSTAILFFTKTNSGGTDNVWFYEVTADGWSLDDKRAPLLQEDKLGPLVGDGALTENEHTKNNLPDVLARWRRRNGSEQERARTEQSFCVSKDDIAAQGYDLSLNRYKEILHEEIEHRAPGEIMDELSRIETEIQRGMNELKGIL, from the coding sequence GTGATTACAGGTGAGCTGAAGAGCAAGATCGATCGACTGTGGGACGCCTTCTGGTCTGGAGGTATCTCCAACCCGCTGGAGGTCATCGAACAGATCACCTATCTGATGTTCATCCGGCGCCTCGACATCCTGGAGCAGGCCAAGGAGAACAGGGCCAATCGCACCGGGCGGCCCGTCGAGAACCCGATCTACACGGACGGTACCCAGGTCCTGCGCTGGTCCGTGTTCATCAACGAGTCCCCCGAGAACATGCTCACTCGAGTCCGGGACGGCGTCTTCCCCTGGCTGCGCACGCTGGGTGGCGAGGAGTCCACCTATGCGCACCACATGAAGGACGCACGCTTCACCATCACGACCTCGAACCTGCTCACCAAGGCCGTCGACATGATCAACGGCATCGACATGGGCGACAAGGACACCAAGGGCGACCTGTACGAGTACATGCTTGGCAAGATCGCCACAGCCGGGCAGAACGGCCAGTTCCGTACGCCCCGGCACATCATCCAGCTGATGGTGGAGATGATGGCCCCGCAGCCGGGCGATGAGATCTGCGATCCGGCGTGCGGTACGGCTGGCTTCCTAGTGGCGTCTGCCGAGTACGTCGAGCGCACCCACCGCGAGGCGCTGTTCGAGCCGAGCCAGCGGCAGCACTTCAACGAGAGCATGTTCCACGGGTTCGACTTCGACAGCACCATGCTCCGCATCGGCAGCATGAACATGCTGCTGCACTCGGTCGAAAACCCCGACATCCGCTACCGCGACTCGCTTGCACAGAGCGCGGCTGGCGAGGCCGACCGATACTCCCTCATCCTCGCCAACCCGCCTTTCGCCGGCAGCCTTGACTACGACGCGACGGCGGCCGACCTGCAGAAGGTCGTCAAGACCAAGAAGACCGAGCTGCTGTTCCTCGCCCTCTTCCTGCGCCTACTCAAGCCCGGCGGTCGAGCTGCGGTCATCGTGCCAGATGGGGTCTTGTTCGGTTCCAGCAAAGCGCACAAAGACCTGCGGAAGCTGCTCGTTGAGGGCCACAAGTTGGACTCAGTGGTGAAGTTGCCAGGCGGCGTCTTCAAGCCGTACGCGGGAGTCTCTACGGCCATTCTGTTCTTCACCAAGACGAACAGCGGTGGCACGGACAACGTCTGGTTCTACGAGGTCACAGCGGACGGCTGGAGCCTCGACGACAAGCGCGCACCGTTGCTGCAGGAAGACAAGCTCGGGCCGCTCGTCGGCGATGGTGCGCTGACTGAGAACGAGCACACGAAGAACAATCTGCCCGATGTGCTGGCGCGCTGGCGGCGCCGTAATGGCAGCGAGCAGGAACGGGCACGGACCGAGCAGAGCTTCTGCGTGTCCAAGGATGATATTGCTGCACAAGGCTATGACCTGAGCCTCAACCGGTACAAGGAGATCCTCCACGAGGAGATCGAACACCGGGCACCGGGCGAAATCATGGATGAACTGTCCCGAATCGAGACAGAGATCCAGCGAGGGATGAACGAGTTGAAGGGGATCCTGTGA
- a CDS encoding head decoration protein yields MSDYQVLTTVTTVTDDRTWLASLDGVHEAQTITVDTSKLTAGTHYTAGTQNQPRHIIKSGIPLGKITASGLYAPYNSAASDGTQILAGFLVAETAFTPGSAKTAGALLWRGEVQPSKLPVAFAPPAAANTTAFIHYR; encoded by the coding sequence GTGAGCGACTACCAGGTCCTCACCACTGTCACGACGGTCACCGACGACCGGACGTGGCTCGCTTCGCTGGACGGCGTCCACGAAGCCCAGACGATCACTGTCGACACCAGCAAGCTGACGGCAGGCACTCACTACACGGCGGGCACCCAGAACCAGCCCCGCCACATCATCAAGTCCGGGATCCCGCTTGGGAAGATCACCGCGTCTGGCCTGTACGCCCCGTACAACTCCGCTGCGAGCGACGGCACCCAGATCCTCGCCGGATTCCTCGTTGCCGAGACCGCGTTCACCCCCGGTTCCGCGAAGACCGCAGGCGCACTGCTGTGGCGTGGCGAGGTGCAGCCGTCGAAGCTGCCCGTCGCTTTCGCGCCTCCGGCCGCCGCGAACACGACCGCGTTCATCCACTACCGGTAA
- a CDS encoding major capsid protein yields MALEKLLEAIVPEDIQAFIRAITTPEDYLLTREVFAERNIDNVKFRTKSSKRRVNAAKFRAWEAAPTLARRRAEQVINEGMLPWVGQELPFSELQIILSAVDRGQDTSEFLDLLYDDLEQHVEATKAAMEIAAGQMLSTGVVSLPGVALDVDWKVPAANRPMVAVPWSQSDAATPITDELAWIHYLKSIGAPRPERVISSEKALSLLGSTAEYRAAFHNSPSTEQIPSGMLAPEEVNRVRAKYNLPPVTTYDVQAYDSSDNLVRTTPESLWAMIPPRREQWGETQYGLTAEAIELRGKGVITAEEAPGIVITTHVQTRTPVQLSTISAAAAMPVLYVPDIHIAATVF; encoded by the coding sequence ATGGCACTTGAGAAGCTTCTTGAGGCGATCGTCCCCGAAGACATCCAGGCGTTCATCCGAGCGATCACGACGCCGGAGGACTACCTCCTCACACGCGAGGTGTTCGCCGAACGCAACATCGACAACGTCAAGTTCCGTACGAAGAGTAGCAAGCGGCGCGTCAACGCGGCGAAGTTCCGAGCGTGGGAAGCCGCGCCGACGCTCGCCAGGCGGCGTGCCGAGCAGGTCATCAACGAAGGCATGCTGCCCTGGGTCGGCCAGGAACTGCCCTTCTCCGAACTCCAGATCATCCTGTCCGCCGTCGACCGCGGCCAGGACACCAGCGAGTTCCTCGACCTGCTCTACGACGACCTCGAACAGCACGTGGAGGCCACGAAGGCCGCCATGGAGATCGCCGCCGGACAGATGCTGTCCACCGGTGTGGTGTCCCTGCCCGGAGTCGCCCTCGACGTGGACTGGAAGGTGCCGGCCGCCAACCGGCCGATGGTGGCGGTGCCGTGGTCCCAATCGGATGCGGCCACCCCGATCACCGACGAGCTGGCGTGGATCCATTACCTGAAGAGCATCGGAGCGCCGCGCCCCGAGCGGGTCATCAGCTCGGAGAAGGCGCTGTCGCTGCTCGGGTCCACGGCGGAGTACCGGGCGGCCTTCCACAACTCGCCTTCCACCGAGCAGATCCCGAGCGGAATGCTCGCACCGGAGGAGGTCAACCGGGTCCGCGCCAAGTACAACCTGCCGCCCGTGACAACCTACGACGTGCAGGCGTACGACAGCAGCGACAACCTTGTGCGCACGACCCCGGAGTCGCTGTGGGCGATGATCCCGCCCCGCCGCGAACAGTGGGGCGAGACGCAGTACGGTCTGACCGCTGAGGCGATCGAGCTCCGCGGCAAGGGAGTCATCACTGCCGAGGAAGCCCCCGGCATCGTGATCACCACCCACGTGCAGACGCGCACCCCAGTCCAGCTGTCCACGATCTCCGCTGCTGCTGCGATGCCCGTGCTGTACGTGCCGGACATCCACATCGCCGCGACGGTCTTCTAA
- a CDS encoding HNH endonuclease — translation MYCGDRSQTMDHVIPFADGGADELTNLVPVCHDCNRRKTDKTPPAWFIGMDLTIRWSGNGTPQGRSGHGDGIMSLREMYLSVHEEVLGLLDDLDTVAAEIADPKRREWFETRYRLYGYPSASYGVPRARKQTEQRIADAKERGYPSVDEELARRMTQRGLSPAD, via the coding sequence ATGTACTGCGGTGACCGCTCACAGACCATGGACCACGTGATCCCATTCGCCGACGGAGGAGCGGATGAACTGACAAACCTCGTGCCGGTCTGTCACGACTGTAACCGGAGAAAGACGGACAAGACTCCTCCGGCCTGGTTCATCGGGATGGACCTGACGATCCGCTGGTCCGGCAACGGCACCCCTCAAGGGCGAAGTGGGCACGGCGACGGCATCATGAGCCTCCGAGAGATGTACCTGTCGGTCCACGAAGAGGTTTTGGGCCTGCTCGACGACCTGGACACGGTGGCCGCAGAAATCGCTGATCCGAAACGCCGAGAGTGGTTCGAGACCCGGTATCGGCTGTACGGCTACCCCTCTGCGTCGTACGGGGTGCCGAGGGCACGGAAGCAGACCGAACAGCGGATCGCCGATGCGAAGGAGAGGGGTTATCCGAGCGTGGACGAAGAACTCGCCCGCAGGATGACGCAGAGGGGCCTCTCACCAGCGGACTGA
- a CDS encoding DUF6233 domain-containing protein, which translates to MTDVPSRLELLYFARRVIVQQAQASLAQLDRWIAVEEDRETTRRRAEDRRPPPPEWLLERGIGAGSPPALVHQGGCTMAKGVRIQPISEGQARRALYEHVEACPFCNPDTALHVIPE; encoded by the coding sequence ATGACCGACGTGCCGTCTCGTCTTGAGTTGCTGTACTTCGCGCGTCGCGTGATCGTGCAGCAGGCGCAGGCGAGTCTTGCCCAGCTGGATCGATGGATCGCGGTCGAGGAGGACCGGGAGACCACACGGCGGAGGGCAGAGGATCGGCGTCCGCCTCCGCCCGAGTGGCTTCTGGAGCGGGGTATAGGTGCCGGGAGCCCGCCCGCGCTGGTTCACCAGGGCGGTTGCACCATGGCGAAAGGCGTCCGGATCCAGCCGATCAGCGAAGGCCAGGCGCGGAGGGCGCTGTACGAGCATGTCGAGGCCTGCCCGTTCTGCAATCCGGACACGGCACTCCATGTCATCCCGGAGTAG
- a CDS encoding AAA family ATPase, protein MITDNWDDWFQYSTQYDLRYRDTDGGLHDIGQVKIGQFGMVQDQRRPDLPGSFDELDNRFFSLGQDATYYQNLNRLGVEVRDEILRGLRDMALDEELYARAAQEHVTGTSLLRSVTRVTAEGQFRRLAKGGRRLSRYSFTYTLPSEPRPHVIPASLDLEVEPKSSPPTNIHVVIGRNGVGKTHLLTHMARALADPRADPEEVGTFEMRGGDQNTFANLVSVTFSAFDPFEPISQPRDTTKVVLPYTYIGLKRIGVKIDDKPQPPKDWRALAAEFTKSVQVCVQGARLVRWRRALEMLEADPIFSDAQVAELAESAADEKLLRAKASHLYRNFSSGHKIVLLTITRLVETVEERSLVLLDEPEAHLHPPLLSAFTRALSDLLINRNGVAIIATHSPVVLQEVPRKCAWRLRRSGREVVVEQPSVETFGENVGVLTREIFGLEVTRAGFHRMLGDAVGEGASYEDIVERFGGQLGSEARGLVRALVAARDAGVGL, encoded by the coding sequence TTGATCACCGACAACTGGGACGACTGGTTCCAATACAGTACGCAGTACGACCTCCGATACCGGGACACGGATGGAGGTCTCCATGACATTGGTCAGGTCAAGATCGGTCAGTTCGGCATGGTCCAAGACCAAAGGCGTCCCGATTTGCCTGGATCCTTTGATGAACTCGACAACCGCTTCTTCTCGCTAGGCCAAGATGCCACCTACTATCAGAATCTGAATCGGTTGGGCGTTGAGGTTCGAGATGAAATCCTTCGGGGTTTGCGAGACATGGCTCTGGATGAGGAGCTGTATGCCCGGGCAGCCCAAGAGCATGTGACGGGGACGTCCTTGCTGCGGTCCGTGACCCGAGTCACCGCAGAGGGACAGTTTCGTCGATTGGCTAAAGGCGGCCGACGGCTTTCACGCTATAGCTTCACCTACACGCTACCTTCTGAGCCCCGCCCGCACGTGATCCCTGCCTCGCTCGATCTTGAAGTGGAGCCGAAATCTTCGCCTCCCACCAATATTCATGTAGTGATCGGGAGAAATGGAGTCGGAAAGACTCACTTGCTCACTCACATGGCCCGAGCGTTGGCAGACCCTCGGGCGGATCCGGAAGAAGTCGGCACATTTGAGATGAGAGGGGGTGATCAGAACACTTTCGCCAACCTCGTTTCAGTGACTTTCAGCGCGTTTGACCCATTCGAGCCAATCAGTCAGCCTCGTGATACGACTAAAGTTGTCTTGCCGTATACGTATATCGGCCTAAAGCGGATCGGTGTGAAAATTGATGATAAGCCCCAACCTCCCAAGGACTGGCGGGCACTAGCGGCAGAATTCACCAAGAGCGTTCAGGTCTGCGTTCAAGGTGCCCGCTTGGTTCGGTGGCGACGGGCGCTAGAGATGTTGGAAGCTGACCCGATCTTTAGCGACGCACAGGTTGCCGAATTGGCGGAGTCCGCAGCGGATGAGAAGCTCCTCAGAGCAAAGGCGAGTCACCTATATCGCAATTTTAGTTCTGGCCATAAGATCGTCCTCCTAACCATTACTCGCCTAGTGGAGACGGTTGAGGAACGGTCGCTGGTTCTGTTGGATGAGCCGGAGGCCCATCTCCACCCGCCGCTTTTGAGTGCTTTCACCCGGGCTCTCTCTGATCTTCTGATCAATCGAAATGGCGTAGCCATTATCGCCACTCACTCGCCGGTGGTTCTTCAGGAGGTTCCAAGGAAATGCGCATGGCGTTTGCGCCGCTCTGGCCGCGAGGTGGTGGTGGAGCAGCCTAGTGTCGAGACTTTCGGCGAAAATGTCGGCGTGCTGACTCGTGAAATCTTCGGATTGGAAGTCACTCGGGCTGGATTCCATCGCATGTTAGGAGATGCAGTTGGTGAGGGTGCTTCCTATGAAGACATCGTGGAACGATTTGGTGGCCAACTGGGAAGTGAGGCGCGCGGTTTGGTCCGGGCGTTGGTCGCAGCGAGAGATGCAGGGGTTGGCCTCTGA
- a CDS encoding HNH endonuclease, which yields MWRVVQPKHTASDSFRTCISRVRDKQLKERLQKSEGEVVEAGQVYVAAAQATTLHNLDPKDFKPDEVTTSEMTAVYTSRMAKKGAAGRGIYDDLVLAAKEGRCPLCGQRQVSTLDHHLPKSLFPALAVDPLNLVPACSDCNKLKLDVSPAGVEDQTLHPYFDNVEQQSWLYAEVVESAPAALRFFVRPPADWSDVLARRVESHFKIFGLAALYGAQAAQLLSDIRYVLTENYSEIPGGGVRRVRQYLEREAESRRRVYLNSWQTATYSALAVNTWFCDGGFAL from the coding sequence ATGTGGCGTGTCGTCCAACCTAAGCATACCGCCTCGGATAGTTTTCGGACCTGTATCAGTCGTGTTAGGGATAAGCAGCTCAAAGAACGTCTGCAAAAATCTGAGGGGGAGGTAGTTGAGGCTGGGCAGGTATATGTAGCAGCAGCTCAAGCGACGACACTTCATAATCTCGACCCCAAAGACTTCAAACCTGACGAAGTCACCACTTCGGAGATGACAGCCGTATATACCAGTCGTATGGCTAAGAAGGGGGCGGCAGGGAGAGGAATCTATGATGATCTAGTTCTGGCCGCCAAGGAAGGTCGTTGCCCTCTGTGCGGGCAACGGCAGGTCTCGACTCTTGATCACCACCTGCCGAAATCCCTTTTCCCGGCGCTTGCTGTCGATCCGTTGAACCTGGTACCTGCCTGCTCGGATTGTAATAAGCTCAAGCTGGATGTTTCCCCCGCAGGGGTCGAAGATCAGACGCTGCATCCGTATTTTGACAATGTTGAGCAACAGTCTTGGCTTTATGCCGAAGTTGTCGAGTCTGCCCCTGCTGCTTTGCGATTCTTCGTGAGACCGCCGGCCGACTGGAGTGATGTTCTGGCTCGCCGAGTTGAATCGCATTTCAAGATATTTGGGCTCGCCGCGCTGTATGGTGCGCAGGCTGCGCAACTATTGAGTGATATTCGATACGTTCTGACTGAGAACTATTCGGAAATTCCCGGCGGGGGTGTTCGGCGAGTCCGGCAATACTTGGAAAGAGAGGCGGAAAGCCGCCGCCGGGTCTACTTGAACAGTTGGCAGACGGCGACCTATTCCGCTCTGGCAGTTAACACTTGGTTCTGCGACGGTGGGTTCGCGCTATAG
- a CDS encoding GNAT family N-acetyltransferase: MYPVQRSSQRLGLRELTVDDVDGVFAIYGDQEATEHLSFEPRSREQVGHIVARSIASATATPRAEYALAVVERNTNELIGFGRIATDPHQQRGATFGFALRPDAWGVGYGFETVRLLLALGFEDLGLHRIWGARSPLNEASAKTMTAAGMVEEGTIREHINKAGQWRDSVVHAILDREWRDLQTTRS; encoded by the coding sequence ATGTACCCGGTCCAGCGTTCCAGCCAGCGTCTCGGCCTCCGCGAACTCACCGTCGATGATGTGGACGGGGTCTTCGCGATCTACGGCGATCAGGAAGCGACGGAGCACCTGTCGTTCGAGCCGCGGAGCCGCGAGCAGGTTGGCCACATCGTGGCCCGGTCCATCGCCTCAGCCACCGCGACGCCGCGCGCCGAGTACGCACTCGCAGTCGTCGAGCGGAACACCAACGAACTGATCGGATTCGGTCGCATCGCCACAGATCCACACCAGCAGCGCGGAGCTACATTCGGCTTCGCGCTGCGCCCAGATGCCTGGGGCGTCGGCTACGGCTTCGAAACCGTACGCCTCCTGCTGGCCCTAGGCTTCGAAGACCTCGGCCTGCACCGCATCTGGGGCGCCCGCTCCCCGCTCAACGAGGCCTCAGCGAAGACCATGACAGCCGCAGGCATGGTCGAGGAAGGCACCATCCGCGAGCACATCAACAAGGCCGGGCAGTGGCGTGACTCAGTCGTGCACGCGATCCTCGATCGCGAGTGGCGTGATCTCCAGACCACCCGATCCTAA
- the cutA gene encoding divalent-cation tolerance protein CutA — protein sequence MASETVVAQTTIDDEAKATVLARGAVENRLAAGAHIDPPLTAVYWWKGEIETAREWRISYKTTTDRLPELEAWVAQEHTYDVPEWVVLPIIGGSSAYLSWVAEQSTAR from the coding sequence ATGGCGAGCGAGACTGTGGTGGCGCAGACGACCATCGATGACGAGGCCAAGGCAACGGTACTGGCACGAGGTGCGGTTGAGAACCGACTGGCCGCCGGCGCTCACATCGACCCTCCGCTGACCGCGGTGTACTGGTGGAAGGGTGAGATCGAGACGGCTCGGGAATGGCGGATCTCGTACAAGACGACCACCGACCGTCTCCCGGAGCTTGAAGCGTGGGTGGCCCAGGAACACACCTACGACGTTCCGGAGTGGGTCGTCCTGCCGATTATCGGGGGTTCTTCGGCGTACCTGTCATGGGTAGCCGAACAGTCGACCGCGAGGTAG